A genomic region of Bacillota bacterium contains the following coding sequences:
- a CDS encoding Arc family DNA-binding protein, which produces MADNEKERKQILLRISSSLWRELAAWAEDDFRSINGQIEYLLTDAVRQRRRGRKK; this is translated from the coding sequence ATGGCAGACAACGAAAAAGAAAGAAAGCAAATTTTGCTGCGCATATCCTCATCGCTATGGCGGGAACTGGCGGCCTGGGCGGAAGATGATTTCCGCTCCATAAACGGACAGATCGAATACCTGCTGACCGATGCGGTCAGACAGCGGCGCAGGGGGAGAAAAAAATAG
- a CDS encoding ABC transporter ATP-binding protein, which yields MKAIEIINMSKSFRGHRALQGISLEVPPGAVYGFLGPNGAGKTTAIKILMGLLNPTGGSATMLGQEVRPGLSRGLKKRIGYLPEEPTFPEALTGREVLDFVRAANGITPDEGRIRIDKILARFDLTAAANRRAAAYSRGMKQRLGLACVLLPEPELYILDEPVSALDPVGRLETLELLASLRGKATVFFSSHVLADVERVCDRVAVLHRGKLLLQSSLASLLEQYRLPRYRIKFRGEPPDGLAGKLRDRTWARKVENIPGGIAVEADPDGLARMEEELLPLLAGSGAVVTSYERQHEDLEMIFLNLLRETGYRTNEGGNCNENTLR from the coding sequence ATGAAAGCCATCGAGATCATAAATATGAGCAAAAGTTTTCGCGGGCATCGGGCTCTGCAGGGAATTTCCCTGGAGGTTCCCCCGGGTGCCGTTTACGGGTTTCTTGGCCCCAACGGAGCCGGGAAGACGACGGCCATCAAGATCCTCATGGGCTTGCTCAATCCCACCGGGGGGAGCGCAACCATGCTGGGCCAGGAGGTGCGCCCCGGCCTCTCCCGCGGGTTGAAGAAAAGAATCGGGTACCTGCCCGAGGAACCAACTTTCCCGGAGGCTCTCACCGGCCGCGAAGTGCTTGATTTTGTGCGAGCGGCCAACGGGATCACCCCTGACGAGGGGCGGATCCGGATCGATAAGATCCTGGCACGTTTCGATCTCACTGCCGCTGCCAATCGTCGCGCTGCAGCCTATTCGCGAGGAATGAAACAGCGCCTCGGGCTGGCCTGCGTGCTGCTCCCGGAACCCGAGCTCTACATCCTTGATGAACCCGTTTCCGCACTGGACCCGGTAGGTCGGCTGGAAACACTGGAACTGCTCGCCTCCCTGCGCGGCAAGGCCACCGTCTTCTTCTCCAGCCATGTCCTCGCCGATGTGGAACGGGTCTGTGACCGGGTGGCAGTGCTCCACCGGGGCAAACTGTTGCTTCAATCATCCCTTGCAAGCCTGCTCGAACAGTACCGGCTGCCCCGCTATCGCATCAAATTCCGTGGGGAACCTCCGGACGGCCTGGCTGGCAAGTTGCGCGATAGAACCTGGGCCCGGAAGGTGGAAAATATCCCCGGTGGTATCGCCGTCGAAGCCGACCCGGACGGTCTGGCCCGGATGGAAGAAGAACTGCTGCCTCTCCTTGCCGGTAGCGGCGCGGTGGTGACCTCCTACGAGCGGCAGCATGAAGACCTGGAGATGATCTTTTTGAACCTGCTCCGCGAAACCGGTTACCGGACGAATGAAGGGGGTAACTGCAATGAAAACACTCTTCGTTAA